The following are encoded in a window of Armigeres subalbatus isolate Guangzhou_Male unplaced genomic scaffold, GZ_Asu_2 Contig1597, whole genome shotgun sequence genomic DNA:
- the LOC134203034 gene encoding synaptogyrin-like: MMDFSGGAYGGGKAGGAFDPIGFVMRPTVILRAVCWLFAIIVFGCVSSEGWREENGKEYCIINRDANACNYAVGIGVIAFLASMGFIAGEYLFEQMSSVKTRKHYVLGDLAFSALWTFLYFVGFCYLTNAWGKAEDPPNGEGVNNVQASIVFSFFSIFTWAGCAYFAFLRFKAGVDPSFQSTYESDPNAATQYSAYPVGGAGGESDQFQQQPFGGGQQQQQQPGGDFNPAY; this comes from the exons ATGATGGATTTCAGCGGCGGCGCCTATGGAGGCGGCAAAGCTGGCGGTGCATTCGACCCCATCGGGTTTGTGATGCGACCGACCGTGATCCTGCGGGCAGTCTGTTGG CTCTTCGCCATCATCGTGTTCGGTTGCGTGTCGTCCGAGGGCTGGCGGGAAGAGAACGGCAAAGAGTACTGCATCATCAATCGGGACGCCAACGCGTGCAACTATGCCGTCGGAATCGGCGTGATCGCCTTCCTGGCCTCGATGGGTTTCATCGCGGGCGAGTACCTATTCGAGCAGATGTCCTCGGTTAAGACACGGAAACACTACGTTCTCGGCGATTTGGCATTCTCAG CTCTGTGGACGTTCCTTTACTTCGTGGGATTCTGCTATCTGACAAACGCGTGGGGTAAGGCGGAAGACCCACCCAATGGCGAAGGAGTGAACAACGTGCAGGCTTCCATTGTTTTCTCGTTCTTCTCGATCTTCACCTGGGCCGGTTGCGCTTACTTCGCGTTCCTTCGCTTCAAGGCCGGCGTCGACCCGTCGTTCCAGTCGACGTACGAGTCGGACCCGAATGCGGCGACCCAATACTCGGCGTACCCGGTGGGAGGCGCTGGTGGCGAGAGCGACCAGTTCCAGCAGCAGCCGTTCGGTGGCGGtcaacagcagcaacagcaacctGGTG GTGATTTTAATCCAGCTTACTAA